TGGAAAGCGTTATGGCCGGAAGAGTAACCCCTCCGTGATGAATGCTCATTGTGCGCACGCCTTCAATCAAATTGTCGGCGCGTCGGCCAGCATCTTCTATTGAGGAGTCCGGCATGATGATCGCGAACTCCTCGCCGCCAAAGCGGCAGGCGATGTCGCTGGCACGCACATGGGTATGGATGAAGTGCCCCAGGGCTTTCAGAACTTC
This genomic stretch from Candidatus Hydrogenedentota bacterium harbors:
- a CDS encoding GGDEF domain-containing protein, yielding EVLKALGHFIHTHVRASDIACRFGGEEFAIIMPDSSIEDAGRRADNLIEGVRTMSIHHGGVTLPAITLSIGVSAFPEHGGTSEELLSAADHALYRAKESGRDRVCLEVTAV